A window from Roseburia sp. 499 encodes these proteins:
- a CDS encoding GyrI-like domain-containing protein, translated as MEYEIVKLEEKVVMGFTARTNNNSPQVGTVIGGLWEKFFGENGYAKIPEKKTGKTLGIYTDYASDANGDYTVMTACEITGVVSEEAKSLGMEVRKIPAGNYAKFVVKGDMQKAVAEAWQEIWKMDLKRSYGYDFEEYQNDDMENAEIHIYISL; from the coding sequence AAAAAGTGGTTATGGGATTTACAGCACGCACCAACAATAATAGCCCGCAGGTGGGAACTGTTATTGGAGGCTTATGGGAGAAGTTTTTTGGAGAAAATGGATATGCAAAAATTCCGGAAAAGAAGACTGGGAAAACATTAGGCATTTATACTGATTATGCTTCTGATGCAAATGGAGACTATACGGTTATGACTGCTTGTGAAATCACAGGCGTAGTGAGTGAAGAAGCCAAAAGTCTGGGGATGGAGGTAAGAAAAATACCAGCAGGAAATTATGCAAAATTTGTGGTAAAAGGAGACATGCAGAAAGCAGTCGCAGAAGCATGGCAGGAAATCTGGAAGATGGATTTAAAAAGAAGTTATGGTTATGATTTTGAAGAATATCAAAATGATGACATGGAAAATGCGGAAATTCATATTTATATCAGCTTGTAA
- a CDS encoding aminotransferase class I/II-fold pyridoxal phosphate-dependent enzyme, producing MKTLTQNDAPIYDALKQFQKKRVVPFDVPGHKRGKGNPELKELLGEQCVSNDVNSMKPLDNLCHPVSVIRDAEKLAAEAFGAANAFFMVGGTTSAVQSMILSVCKRGEKIILPRNVHRSVINAMILNGAHPVYVNPDVDTRLGIPLGMKLSQLEKAMEENPDAKAVLVNNPTYYGICSDLRSIVKLAHAHGMMVLADEAHGTHFYFGENLPISAMAAGADMASVSMHKSGGSLTQSSFLLTGPNVNAGYVRQIINLTQTTSGSYLLLSSLDISRRNLAIRGKEEFFKVIGKARYAREEINQIGDYYAYSKELINGDSIFDFDETKLSVYTLDIGLAGIEVYDLLRDEYDIQIEFGDIGNILAYISIGDQQKNIERLVGALAEIRRRFRKDKAGMLTQEYLAPKVVVTPQEAFYAEKESLPMMETKGRICSEFVMCYPPGIPILAPGEEITADILQYIQYAKEKGCSMTGTEDPAIERLNVLKGV from the coding sequence ATGAAGACTTTGACACAGAATGATGCACCCATCTATGATGCATTAAAACAATTTCAGAAAAAAAGAGTAGTGCCCTTTGATGTACCCGGACACAAGAGAGGGAAAGGAAATCCTGAATTAAAAGAGCTTTTGGGAGAGCAGTGTGTATCGAATGATGTAAATTCCATGAAGCCATTAGATAACCTTTGTCATCCCGTATCTGTAATTCGTGATGCGGAAAAACTGGCGGCAGAAGCCTTTGGAGCAGCAAATGCTTTTTTTATGGTAGGTGGAACAACTTCTGCAGTACAGAGTATGATTTTAAGTGTCTGCAAGCGGGGAGAGAAAATTATCCTGCCGAGAAATGTACATAGAAGTGTCATTAATGCCATGATTTTAAATGGGGCTCATCCGGTCTATGTAAATCCTGATGTAGATACACGGCTTGGAATTCCACTAGGAATGAAATTGTCTCAATTAGAAAAGGCAATGGAGGAAAATCCGGATGCAAAGGCCGTATTAGTAAATAATCCTACCTATTATGGTATTTGTTCTGATTTGCGCTCTATCGTGAAATTAGCACATGCACATGGCATGATGGTATTGGCAGATGAAGCTCATGGGACCCATTTTTATTTTGGGGAGAATCTTCCAATATCTGCGATGGCAGCAGGAGCAGATATGGCGTCTGTAAGTATGCATAAGTCTGGCGGAAGTCTGACACAGAGTTCTTTTTTGTTGACAGGACCGAATGTAAATGCAGGATATGTAAGACAGATTATAAATTTAACACAGACCACCAGTGGTTCCTATTTGTTGTTATCAAGTCTGGATATCTCTCGAAGAAATCTTGCCATTCGTGGAAAAGAGGAATTTTTCAAAGTAATCGGTAAGGCAAGATATGCTAGGGAAGAGATTAATCAGATTGGAGACTATTACGCTTACTCAAAGGAATTAATTAATGGAGACAGTATTTTTGACTTTGACGAGACGAAGCTTTCTGTTTATACCTTAGATATTGGATTGGCAGGAATTGAAGTCTATGATTTGCTGCGCGATGAATATGATATTCAGATTGAGTTTGGTGACATTGGAAATATTCTTGCTTATATTTCCATCGGAGACCAACAGAAAAATATCGAACGTCTGGTAGGGGCATTGGCGGAGATTCGTCGTCGTTTTCGCAAGGACAAGGCGGGAATGTTGACCCAAGAGTATCTTGCACCTAAGGTTGTGGTTACTCCGCAGGAGGCCTTTTATGCAGAAAAAGAATCTTTACCTATGATGGAGACAAAGGGAAGAATCTGTAGTGAGTTTGTAATGTGTTACCCACCGGGAATTCCGATTTTGGCACCGGGAGAAGAGATTACAGCAGATATTTTACAATATATTCAATATGCTAAGGAAAAGGGTTGTTCCATGACGGGTACAGAAGACCCTGCCATTGAGCGGTTAAATGTACTGAAAGGAGTATAG
- the speE gene encoding polyamine aminopropyltransferase, with translation MEIWFSENHTDDVKLSIRVDRQLYSVQSDYQRIDVFDSKEFGRVLTLDGYVMMTERDEFVFHEMLVHVPMAVHPNVKKVLIIGGGDGGVVRELYHYPEIESIDLVEIDSMLVEVSKEYFPKISCRMDDPRLNIHCADALRFMRSKENEYDLIIVDSTDPFGPGEILFTKELYGSCYKALTEDGIMIHHNESPFYQEEAAWCQRIHKRVSDIFEESQVYQAHIPTYPSGHWLFGFASKKYHPLNDLAPEKWNMRGIRTRYYTTRLHQGAFALPAYVEEMLREVEEF, from the coding sequence ATGGAAATATGGTTTTCTGAAAATCATACAGATGATGTGAAACTTTCCATTCGGGTGGACCGGCAACTTTACAGTGTCCAGAGTGATTACCAGAGGATTGATGTATTTGATTCCAAGGAGTTTGGCAGAGTGCTGACATTAGATGGCTATGTGATGATGACAGAACGTGATGAATTTGTCTTTCATGAAATGTTGGTACATGTGCCTATGGCAGTGCATCCTAATGTGAAAAAAGTGCTAATTATTGGCGGCGGTGATGGTGGTGTAGTACGGGAACTGTATCATTACCCTGAAATAGAAAGCATTGATTTAGTGGAGATAGATTCCATGTTAGTGGAGGTAAGTAAAGAGTATTTTCCTAAAATCTCCTGTCGCATGGATGACCCGCGTTTAAATATACATTGTGCAGATGCATTGAGATTCATGCGTTCTAAAGAAAATGAATATGATTTGATTATTGTAGATTCCACAGATCCTTTCGGACCGGGAGAGATTCTGTTTACGAAGGAATTGTATGGAAGTTGTTACAAGGCATTAACGGAAGACGGAATCATGATTCATCACAATGAAAGTCCGTTTTATCAGGAAGAAGCGGCATGGTGTCAGCGGATTCATAAGCGAGTGAGTGATATTTTTGAAGAAAGTCAGGTGTATCAGGCACATATTCCGACTTATCCTTCCGGTCACTGGCTCTTTGGATTTGCTTCCAAAAAGTATCATCCGTTGAATGACCTTGCACCGGAAAAATGGAATATGCGGGGAATCCGTACCCGTTATTATACTACAAGACTTCATCAAGGAGCCTTTGCGTTGCCTGCTTATGTAGAGGAAATGTTGAGGGAAGTGGAGGAATTTTAA
- the speB gene encoding agmatinase codes for MLNKNIETFIGCDAEYEEAKIVLFGAPFDSTTSYRPGTRFGSRAIRQESYGLETYSPYQDEDLEDYAVFDSGDLELCMGDSKIALEQIEERAKIILEDGKLPFLIGGEHLVTLGAVRAVAEKYPDLHILHFDAHTDLRQEYLGVELSHACVIRRCHDILGDGRIFQFGIRSGERAEFRWSEEGHVTTHKFNFDGLEDVLKKLEGKPVYFTIDLDVLDPSIFPGTGTPEAGGVGFMELLDAIYESCYALNIVGCDVNELCPPCDTSGASTAVACKVVREFLLALLKKHK; via the coding sequence ATGTTAAATAAAAATATAGAGACCTTTATCGGCTGTGATGCGGAATATGAAGAAGCAAAAATCGTACTGTTTGGAGCCCCCTTTGATTCCACAACCTCATATCGTCCGGGAACCCGGTTCGGCAGTCGTGCTATTCGGCAGGAATCATACGGATTAGAGACATACAGTCCCTATCAAGATGAAGATTTAGAGGATTATGCGGTATTTGACAGTGGCGACTTAGAACTTTGTATGGGAGATTCTAAGATAGCCTTGGAGCAGATTGAGGAACGAGCGAAGATTATCTTGGAGGACGGAAAACTGCCATTTCTTATAGGTGGCGAACATCTGGTGACCTTAGGAGCAGTTCGGGCAGTGGCAGAAAAATATCCTGACCTTCATATTCTTCACTTTGATGCTCACACAGATTTGCGTCAAGAATATCTGGGAGTAGAGTTATCCCATGCCTGTGTGATTCGTCGGTGTCATGATATTTTAGGAGACGGAAGAATTTTTCAGTTTGGAATTCGTTCCGGCGAACGGGCAGAATTCCGATGGAGTGAAGAAGGACATGTGACAACTCATAAGTTTAATTTTGATGGTTTAGAAGATGTTTTGAAGAAGCTGGAAGGAAAACCGGTGTATTTTACCATAGATTTGGATGTGTTAGACCCATCCATTTTTCCGGGAACAGGAACACCGGAAGCCGGAGGCGTAGGATTTATGGAGCTATTGGATGCTATTTACGAATCCTGCTATGCTCTTAATATTGTGGGATGCGATGTGAATGAACTGTGTCCGCCTTGCGATACCAGTGGAGCATCTACAGCAGTGGCGTGTAAGGTAGTAAGAGAATTTTTGTTGGCATTATTGAAAAAGCATAAATAG
- a CDS encoding saccharopine dehydrogenase family protein: MRKLMIIGCGGVASVAIHKCCQNSEFFDEICIASRTKAKCDALKEKLEGTTSVKITTAQVDADNVPELVALIKKEQPQAVLNLALPYQDLHIMDACLETKVHYIDTANYEPEDTAKFEYKWQWEYRERFEQAGITALLGSGFDPGVTSVFSAYALKHYFDEINYIDILDCNAGDHGYPFATNFNPEINIREVSAKGSYWEDGHWVETEPMEIKRVYNFPEIGEKDMYLLHHEEIESLALNIPGIKRIRFFMTFGQSYLTHLKCLENVGMTSIEPIMYEGKEIIPLQFLKAVLPDPSSLGPRTKGKTNIGCIFIGKKDGVEKKLYIYNTCDHQECYKEVGSQAVAYTTGVPAMIGAMMVMSGKWQKPGVYNIEEFDPDPFMDALNKWGLPWKISENPDLVE, from the coding sequence ATGAGAAAATTAATGATTATCGGCTGCGGAGGCGTAGCTAGTGTTGCTATTCATAAGTGTTGTCAGAACAGTGAATTTTTTGATGAAATCTGTATTGCAAGCCGTACCAAGGCAAAGTGTGATGCATTAAAGGAAAAGTTAGAAGGAACTACATCCGTAAAAATTACAACAGCGCAGGTAGACGCAGACAATGTACCGGAGCTGGTAGCTTTAATCAAAAAAGAGCAGCCACAGGCAGTATTGAATCTGGCATTGCCTTATCAGGATTTGCATATTATGGATGCGTGTCTGGAAACAAAGGTGCACTACATTGATACCGCAAATTATGAGCCGGAGGATACAGCAAAGTTTGAATACAAGTGGCAGTGGGAATACAGGGAACGTTTTGAACAGGCTGGAATTACAGCGTTATTGGGAAGCGGATTTGACCCGGGAGTTACCAGCGTATTTTCTGCTTATGCCCTGAAACATTATTTTGATGAAATCAATTATATTGATATTCTGGACTGTAATGCAGGAGACCATGGATATCCGTTCGCCACCAACTTTAACCCGGAAATCAATATCCGTGAAGTGTCCGCAAAAGGTTCTTACTGGGAGGATGGACATTGGGTAGAAACAGAGCCAATGGAAATCAAACGCGTTTACAATTTCCCTGAAATTGGAGAAAAGGATATGTATCTGTTACATCATGAAGAAATTGAATCCCTTGCCCTTAACATTCCGGGAATTAAACGAATCCGTTTCTTTATGACCTTTGGACAGAGTTATCTTACACATTTAAAATGTTTAGAAAATGTAGGAATGACAAGCATCGAACCAATTATGTATGAAGGAAAAGAAATCATTCCGTTACAGTTCTTAAAAGCAGTATTGCCGGACCCATCTTCCTTAGGCCCAAGAACAAAGGGAAAGACCAACATCGGCTGTATTTTTATTGGAAAGAAAGACGGAGTAGAAAAGAAGCTGTATATCTATAATACCTGTGACCATCAGGAGTGTTACAAAGAGGTTGGTTCTCAGGCAGTTGCTTATACTACAGGAGTTCCGGCAATGATTGGAGCCATGATGGTAATGAGCGGAAAATGGCAGAAACCAGGTGTATATAATATAGAAGAATTTGATCCGGACCCATTCATGGATGCCTTGAATAAGTGGGGACTTCCATGGAAGATTTCTGAGAATCCGGATTTGGTAGAATAG
- the nspC gene encoding carboxynorspermidine decarboxylase codes for MKYQELPTPCYVVEEEKIVKNIKILQDVMEQTGAHILLAQKAFSMYYSYPLLGTVLSGTTASGLYEARLGAEEMGKENHVFSAAYREDEFEEIAELCDHIVFNSIGQLRKFENIAKAKGKSIGIRINPECSTQEGHAIYDPCAPGSRLGITLSQLQEAERVYGQGLLANVEGLHFHTLCEQNSDDLKTTLDAVEEKFGSYLKKMKWLNMGGGHHITRADYDVDLLISCIRHMQEAYGVEVYLEPGEAVALNAGLLITKVLDITENSGVQNAILDTSAACHMPDVLEMPYRPPLQESGEPGEKAYTYRLGGPTCLAGDVIGEYSFDKKLTIGQTLVFEDMAIYSMVKNNTFNGMKLPAIVWKSGEDCRIVKEFGYEDFKGRI; via the coding sequence ATGAAATATCAGGAATTACCTACCCCATGTTATGTGGTGGAGGAAGAAAAAATTGTTAAAAATATAAAGATATTACAAGATGTCATGGAGCAGACAGGGGCACATATCCTGCTGGCACAGAAGGCATTTTCCATGTATTACAGTTATCCTTTGCTTGGAACTGTTTTAAGTGGAACCACTGCCAGTGGGTTATATGAGGCAAGGCTCGGTGCAGAAGAAATGGGAAAGGAAAACCATGTTTTTTCTGCGGCATATCGGGAAGATGAATTTGAAGAGATTGCAGAGCTTTGCGACCATATTGTGTTTAATTCCATAGGACAGCTTCGGAAATTTGAGAACATTGCAAAGGCGAAGGGAAAAAGCATTGGAATCCGTATCAATCCGGAATGTTCTACGCAGGAAGGTCATGCAATTTATGACCCCTGTGCACCGGGTTCCCGATTGGGAATTACGCTTAGCCAGTTGCAGGAGGCAGAAAGGGTCTATGGACAGGGGTTGCTTGCTAATGTAGAAGGACTGCATTTTCATACACTTTGTGAACAGAATTCCGATGACTTGAAAACCACATTGGATGCGGTAGAGGAGAAATTTGGTTCTTACCTAAAGAAAATGAAGTGGTTGAATATGGGAGGCGGGCATCATATCACAAGAGCGGATTATGACGTGGACTTGCTCATTTCCTGTATTCGTCATATGCAGGAAGCCTATGGTGTGGAAGTGTATCTGGAGCCGGGAGAAGCAGTAGCATTGAATGCAGGACTTCTGATAACGAAGGTGCTGGACATTACAGAAAATAGTGGTGTTCAAAATGCCATTCTGGATACATCCGCCGCATGTCATATGCCGGATGTACTGGAGATGCCTTATCGTCCGCCACTTCAGGAAAGTGGAGAACCGGGAGAAAAAGCATATACCTATCGTTTGGGCGGTCCCACATGCCTTGCAGGAGATGTGATTGGAGAATATTCCTTTGATAAAAAATTGACAATCGGGCAGACTCTGGTGTTTGAGGATATGGCAATATATTCTATGGTGAAAAATAATACTTTTAACGGGATGAAGTTACCTGCCATTGTGTGGAAGAGCGGAGAGGATTGCAGGATTGTGAAAGAGTTCGGGTATGAGGACTTTAAAGGGAGAATATAA
- a CDS encoding ABC transporter permease, translating to MMWMRKIVRRKTQFTIIMLLTMMASAILTACISFTIETQQFVDEYYSVENSPMCFAVSGREDAAELILEDKDASKVVSKIVEGKAKYITDVFYVNDKKISNEGNFAYDISNLDEIGYPVTIAEGEEKEAPGDGEIWISHIFAKAYDVQVGDNFKIGDGQEYRVSAIVNTALCSSGFIDAYPFYVNEKTLKDMSGTEGYVVNIFTDDEELSLRELQEVLPEEFAQSQMIMLDKETLKMCLNILAGIFGGVGVVAAIIILVVSMVVFRYLVRATIAKEYQMIGIYKALGRDNREIKRIYLTAYMVAGMVGMLPGFFLARPLAGYLGRTALGGNREFVLTGKTTVIGIAVILFMGLVLLLNVYSELKKVHSISPIQAMNLQNLSSKEKLCKSVIPNASSSAAMAVNGICKRKGMSLLIIMILTVSVYMDVMAGEVALTLSKYAQDRNIWENLPDYDCMIKTMGNEEALKYIQNSKDVEDYVQVMLDPVCSDMKIEGTQWTADEAHPMIYENFNEKRYENVPFTKGRICLEKHEIAVSEQFLTEVGKEVGDYIKISSEEKEINCLIVGSYSAMMKGGASFYMQEEDFRELGFKINYDTILVFLNENVDYDKFSEEFEKVVDESQIYKDFNFVEREGDTVREIANPICVVLSVAFAAFSVLNIVNMVHTQLKENRRKYGILKAMGFTTGYICRENVISFTIQYVIAVVVTILLSEWISPIMFSLACGVRYICKPAWLVAAVAGAMYVILMMITLLMLRTIKNIKPVELMEE from the coding sequence ATGATGTGGATGAGAAAGATTGTTAGGAGAAAAACGCAGTTTACCATCATAATGCTGCTTACCATGATGGCTTCTGCAATTCTGACGGCGTGTATTTCATTTACCATTGAAACGCAGCAATTTGTAGATGAGTATTACAGCGTCGAGAACAGTCCGATGTGCTTTGCCGTTTCCGGACGTGAGGATGCTGCAGAGTTGATTTTAGAAGATAAGGATGCTTCTAAGGTCGTCTCAAAAATAGTGGAAGGTAAGGCAAAATATATAACGGATGTTTTTTATGTAAATGATAAAAAAATTTCCAATGAGGGAAATTTTGCCTATGATATCAGTAACCTGGACGAGATTGGTTATCCTGTTACCATTGCAGAGGGAGAGGAAAAAGAGGCACCGGGGGATGGAGAGATATGGATTTCACATATATTTGCCAAAGCGTATGATGTGCAGGTAGGCGACAATTTCAAGATAGGAGACGGTCAGGAATACCGTGTTTCAGCAATTGTAAATACCGCATTGTGCAGTTCCGGTTTTATAGACGCCTATCCTTTTTATGTAAATGAGAAGACGTTGAAGGATATGAGCGGAACCGAAGGTTATGTGGTGAATATTTTTACGGATGATGAGGAACTATCACTGAGAGAGCTTCAGGAAGTCTTACCGGAAGAATTTGCGCAGAGCCAGATGATTATGCTTGATAAAGAAACACTCAAAATGTGTCTGAATATTTTGGCAGGTATTTTCGGAGGTGTCGGAGTGGTGGCAGCCATTATCATTCTTGTGGTTTCTATGGTGGTCTTCCGGTATTTGGTTCGGGCGACCATTGCAAAAGAATATCAGATGATTGGTATTTATAAGGCACTGGGAAGAGATAACAGAGAAATTAAGAGGATTTATCTGACGGCTTATATGGTGGCTGGTATGGTAGGAATGTTGCCCGGATTTTTCCTGGCAAGACCTCTGGCAGGTTACCTTGGTAGAACTGCATTGGGAGGAAACAGAGAGTTTGTCCTAACTGGGAAGACAACTGTGATAGGGATAGCCGTAATTCTGTTCATGGGTCTTGTTCTTCTGCTAAATGTTTACAGCGAATTGAAGAAAGTACATAGCATTTCACCGATACAGGCGATGAATCTTCAGAATCTTTCTTCGAAAGAAAAATTGTGTAAATCAGTGATTCCGAATGCCTCATCCAGTGCAGCTATGGCTGTGAATGGGATATGTAAACGTAAGGGAATGAGTCTTTTAATCATTATGATTCTCACCGTCTCGGTTTATATGGATGTGATGGCAGGAGAAGTTGCCTTAACTTTGTCCAAGTATGCACAGGACAGAAATATTTGGGAAAATCTTCCGGATTATGACTGTATGATAAAGACAATGGGAAATGAAGAGGCACTTAAGTATATTCAGAATTCAAAAGATGTTGAGGATTATGTGCAGGTGATGTTAGATCCGGTTTGTTCGGATATGAAAATTGAGGGTACCCAGTGGACTGCAGATGAAGCACACCCAATGATTTATGAGAATTTTAATGAAAAACGGTATGAAAATGTGCCTTTTACGAAAGGAAGAATTTGTCTGGAAAAGCATGAGATTGCTGTTTCTGAGCAGTTTTTGACTGAGGTAGGAAAGGAAGTAGGCGATTATATAAAGATTAGTTCCGAGGAGAAAGAAATTAATTGCCTAATAGTCGGAAGTTATAGTGCCATGATGAAGGGAGGAGCTTCCTTCTACATGCAGGAAGAAGATTTTCGTGAACTTGGATTTAAAATAAATTATGACACAATACTGGTATTTTTGAATGAGAATGTGGACTACGATAAGTTTTCAGAAGAGTTTGAGAAAGTGGTGGATGAGAGCCAGATTTATAAAGATTTCAATTTTGTAGAAAGGGAAGGAGATACTGTTAGGGAAATAGCCAATCCAATTTGTGTAGTATTGTCTGTAGCTTTTGCAGCTTTCAGTGTTTTGAATATTGTGAACATGGTGCATACACAGCTGAAGGAGAATCGTAGAAAGTATGGTATCCTTAAGGCAATGGGCTTCACCACAGGATATATTTGTCGGGAAAATGTGATAAGCTTTACCATTCAATATGTAATAGCAGTAGTGGTTACTATCCTACTGAGTGAATGGATTTCGCCGATTATGTTCTCCTTGGCATGTGGAGTAAGGTATATCTGCAAGCCTGCATGGTTGGTGGCGGCAGTTGCAGGTGCAATGTATGTAATATTGATGATGATTACACTTTTGATGTTACGGACAATAAAAAACATCAAACCGGTTGAATTAATGGAAGAGTAA
- a CDS encoding ABC transporter ATP-binding protein gives MKKTIIETRDLCKSFVVGKNANNVLKNINLSIYEGDFTIIMGSSGSGKSTLLYSLSTMDKPTSGSVMLYGEDIAKINEKRAARIRKEKVSFVFQSMNLLSDLNVFENIAYCGYGTAEKEKINQKTRQLLERMGLADMAEKYPSEISGGMKQRVAIARALISGAGVIFGDEPTGALNSSMGKQVLDLLTELNEEGQSIVMVTHDLKAAARATRLLYLEDGRIVGDLNLGHYTEETRKERENTVYTFLKEHNW, from the coding sequence ATGAAAAAGACGATTATTGAAACCAGAGATTTGTGTAAGAGCTTTGTGGTTGGAAAAAATGCAAACAATGTGCTGAAAAATATAAATTTATCTATTTACGAAGGAGATTTTACGATTATAATGGGAAGTAGTGGAAGTGGCAAGTCAACATTGTTGTATTCGCTCTCTACTATGGACAAACCTACCTCAGGTAGTGTAATGTTATATGGTGAGGATATTGCAAAAATCAATGAAAAAAGAGCTGCCAGAATCAGAAAAGAGAAAGTGTCATTTGTGTTTCAGAGTATGAATCTTCTTTCGGATCTGAATGTGTTTGAGAATATTGCATACTGCGGCTATGGTACAGCAGAAAAAGAGAAAATTAATCAAAAGACAAGGCAGCTTTTAGAACGAATGGGACTTGCCGATATGGCGGAAAAATACCCTTCAGAAATATCCGGTGGAATGAAGCAGCGTGTAGCGATTGCCCGGGCACTGATATCCGGGGCAGGCGTGATTTTTGGAGATGAGCCTACCGGAGCGTTGAATTCATCTATGGGGAAGCAGGTGCTTGACCTTTTGACGGAGTTGAACGAAGAGGGGCAGTCAATTGTCATGGTTACCCATGACCTTAAGGCTGCAGCCAGAGCAACCAGACTTCTTTATCTGGAAGATGGCAGAATTGTAGGAGATTTGAATCTGGGACATTATACGGAAGAAACCAGAAAAGAGAGAGAAAACACGGTGTATACTTTCTTAAAAGAACATAACTGGTAA
- a CDS encoding response regulator transcription factor, giving the protein MAGERILLIEDDKELQEIMSGFLKKEGYEVVQAFDGQDGIRLAREARPTLILLDLMLPGADGFEVCRSVRTTSVAPIMIISARNSDMDKMLSLGIGADDYMEKPFSMLELLARVKSHIRRYTSFSQPKEEEKRIVMGAVEIEPLSYKVWVCGKEIELTSREFQLLNYMASHPGRVFSKEQLLDAVWGCAEYIDENTITVYIGRIREKMVRAGACYIKTVWGAGYKWEM; this is encoded by the coding sequence ATGGCGGGAGAAAGAATCCTGTTAATTGAAGATGATAAGGAACTTCAGGAAATCATGTCCGGTTTTCTGAAGAAGGAAGGCTACGAGGTGGTACAGGCTTTTGACGGGCAAGATGGGATACGTCTTGCCCGGGAGGCTCGGCCGACCCTCATACTGTTGGATCTGATGCTTCCGGGAGCAGACGGATTTGAAGTGTGCAGGTCTGTGCGTACCACATCGGTAGCACCGATTATGATTATATCAGCGAGAAACAGCGATATGGACAAAATGTTGTCACTGGGAATCGGAGCAGATGACTATATGGAGAAGCCCTTTTCCATGCTGGAGCTTTTGGCAAGAGTTAAGTCACATATCCGTCGTTATACATCCTTTTCCCAACCGAAGGAAGAAGAAAAACGAATCGTAATGGGAGCGGTTGAGATTGAACCGTTGTCCTACAAAGTGTGGGTGTGTGGCAAGGAAATTGAATTAACATCAAGAGAATTTCAACTACTTAATTACATGGCTTCCCATCCGGGCAGAGTATTCTCAAAGGAGCAGCTTCTTGATGCAGTATGGGGATGCGCGGAATATATTGATGAAAATACCATTACCGTATACATAGGAAGAATACGAGAGAAAATGGTTCGAGCAGGCGCCTGCTACATAAAAACGGTTTGGGGGGCTGGATATAAATGGGAGATGTAA